In Platichthys flesus chromosome 20, fPlaFle2.1, whole genome shotgun sequence, a single genomic region encodes these proteins:
- the LOC133931642 gene encoding gap junction delta-3 protein-like, with protein MGEWGYLGGLFDTLQAHSPMLGRFWLLLMLVFRILILGTVASDLFDDEQEEFACNTLQPGCKQVCYDMAFPISQYRFWVFHIVLIATPSLVFLMYAMHHHNKRERRSQSSSQQQREDRRIRRLYIVNVAFRLVAEVGFLVGQWKLYGFKVEAQFPCSRFPCPYTVDCFVSRPAEKTIFLCFYFAVGVISAVASLAEFLYGSMKWFCTGRKPSHVERSCDCQNCQNLKNCKQEEEEEEEEEEQLAKGRPGSQSAPGSVRLKGGLQRSSRKVSSIGHKHRGGKHVSCRTFMV; from the coding sequence ATGGGGGAATGGGGCTACCTCGGCGGTCTCTTCGACACCCTCCAGGCCCACTCGCCGATGCTTGGCCGTTTCTGGCTCTTGCTCATGCTCGTGTTCAGGATTCTGATCCTGGGAACCGTCGCCAGTGACTTGTTCGACGACGAGCAGGAGGAGTTTGCCTGCAACACCCTCCAGCCGGGCTGCAAGCAGGTGTGCTACGACATGGCCTTCCCCATCTCCCAGTACAGATTCTGGGTGTTCCACATTGTCCTCATCGCCACGCCGTCTCTGGTCTTCCTCATGTACGCCATGCACCACCACAACAAGAGGGAAAGACGCTCCCAAtccagcagccagcagcagagagaggaccGGCGCATCCGGAGGCTCTACATCGTCAACGTGGCCTTTCGCTTGGTGGCAGAAGTTGGCTTCCTGGTGGGCCAGTGGAAGCTGTACGGCTTCAAGGTGGAGGCCCAGTTCCCCTGTAGCCGCTTTCCCTGCCCCTACACCGTGGACTGCTTCGTCTCCCGCCCTGCAGAGAAGAccatcttcctctgcttctaCTTCGCTGTGGGGGTGATATCAGCCGTTGCCAGCTTAGCCGAGTTTCTCTACGGCTCCATGAAGTGGTTTTGCACGGGCCGGAAGCCCTCCCACGTAGAGCGCTCCTGCGATTGCCAGAACTGCCAGAACCTCAAAAACTGcaagcaagaggaggaggaggaggaggaggaggaggagcagctggccaAAGGAAGGCCGGGGTCACAGAGTGCGCCCGGCAGCGTGAGGCTGAAGGGAGGTTTGCAGAGGAGCAGTCGAAAGGTCTCAAGCATCGGCCACAAGCACAGGGGCGGCAAACATGTGAGCTGCAGGACATTCatggtgtga